The Dysidea avara chromosome 13, odDysAvar1.4, whole genome shotgun sequence genome includes a region encoding these proteins:
- the LOC136242714 gene encoding uncharacterized protein, producing MTRTGATQFKIGVLVTIVIVIIFGYICFTRSDKTSNDTIQAQDISLIRSLYNGSDQVTATQPTGKAEQVKPIVDSKGNSHEQGSHGHVLIYSNFEEQTNGARNMWQLQMWAKTLNMRVTEPFAVNSMFGVIGALPNYTQTLRFGDYYDIDKWNKMAHHYGGSSLVRWEEFLSNCSRKVIVLYTLLKDVKEPIVVTYGEDDVEKYKPGKYEHIATEDMLWLKQNFNIIRVVNFIRSGNGQHPMSLEELNSYVFGDFSPTEVTLVTVNWIGIAKWRIQLNESVESSFLNSAYVDFQIPGRSPELSPSMRVLRAYENYVSRYIGTHKYIGIIFRTHCVLFYGILRANFSVKSQYLLNCSKQLKQTLDKVRNKWKIFMAYDLGTFGSDGYYSSVDQRLFPLRDQIFSDVYNGSIQMNQREEMLRKASGGISDRGFIAILEKTIATHADCIVLLGSFSSFVESSASMYFSLHPSNTCAVSICSEKFSNNNKTEFTTTDIPDTFLYT from the coding sequence ATGACACGCACAGGTGCCACACAGTTTAAAATTGGAGTTCTAGTAACTATTGTAATAGTTATCATCTTCGGTTACATCTGTTTTACAAGGAGTGATAAGACTTCAAATGATACTATCCAAGCACAAGACATATCTTTGATAAGAAGCTTGTACAATGGTTCTGACCAAGTTACAGCAACTCAGCCTACAGGAAAGGCTGAACAGGTAAAACCAATTGTAGATAGTAAAGGCAACAGTCATGAACAGGGATCACATGGCCATGTTTTGATTTATAGCAACTTTGAAGAACAGACAAACGGAGCTAGAAATATGTGGCAGTTACAAATGTGGGCTAAGACATTGAATATGAGAGTTACAGAACCATTTGCTGTCAACTCTATGTTTGGTGTGATTGGGGCACTACCTAACTATACTCAAACATTGCGATTCGGTGATTATTATGATATAGACAAGTGGAACAAAATGGCACATCATTATGGTGGAAGCTCGTTAGTACGATGGGAAGAGTTTTTATCCAATTGCTCTCGTAAAGTAATAGTTCTTTACACTTTACTAAAAGATGTTAAGGAGCCAATAGTTGTTACTTATGGAGAAGATGATGTAGAGAAATATAAACCTGGTAAGTACGAGCACATTGCAACTGAAGACATGCTGTGGCTGAAACAGAATTTCAATATTATCAGAGTAGTAAATTTTATTCGTAGTGGAAATGGGCAGCATCCAATGTCACTGGAAGAGCTTAATTCATATGTATTTGGAGACTTTTCTCCAACTGAAGTGACCTTAGTAACTGTAAATTGGATTGGTATCGCCAAATGGAGAATACAATTGAATGAATCTGTTGAAAGTTCTTTCCTAAACTCTGCGTATGTTGACTTCCAAATTCCAGGACGTTCGCCTGAGCTATCACCAAGTATGAGAGTTTTAAGGGCATATGAAAATTATGTTTCTCGTTACATTGGTACCCACAAGTACATAGGGATAATATTTAGAACACATTGTGTTTTGTTTTATGGAATTCTTAGGGCTAATTTTTCTGTTAAGAGCCAGTATTTGCTTAATTGTAGCAAACAACTTAAACAAACTTTGGACAAGGTTAGGAACAAATGGAAAATATTCATGGCTTATGACTTAGGAACATTTGGAAGTGATGGCTATTATTCATCTGTTGACCAACGACTATTTCCATTACGTGACCAAATATTCTCAGATGTCTATAATGGCAGCATTCAAATGAATCAAAGAGAAGAAATGTTGAGAAAAGCTTCAGGTGGAATATCAGACAGAGGGTTTATTGCAATACTAGAAAAGACAATTGCTACACATGCTGACTGTATTGTTCTCCTTGGAAGTTTCTCCAGCTTTGTAGAATCATCAGCAAGTATGTACTTCTCACTCCATCCCTCCAATACATGTGCTGTGTCTATATGCTCtgaaaaattttctaataaTAACAAAACTGAATTCACAACTACTGATATACCAGATACATTTCTTTATACTTGA